Sequence from the Cucurbita pepo subsp. pepo cultivar mu-cu-16 chromosome LG02, ASM280686v2, whole genome shotgun sequence genome:
AATCATTATTTGTCACATATCCTTAGAGATGTTTGCGAGAAGTCGTAAATAAAGAGCATTACAACAAGTCAGATTTATTCGGTTCAACTCAAACCAATTTTGTAGGTAACTTATGAACCGACCCAATTCAACATTCAAGCCACGGAACGAAAAAGCAAAAATGATAAGAAAGAAtgatttaaattgaatgaaagaatTGGGTGATTTACAAGATGGTCTATTTCCACCCGCGGCATTATCCCTTGAAGGACACTTAAACAAGCAAACAATCACAATTATCTCTCGCCTTCTTCGATCCCGACCCTTTTTTATGCGCCTCAATGACGACGGATTTAGAACGACTTTCTAAAATAATCACTTAAACAAGCAAACAATCACAATTATCTCTCGCCTTCTTCGATCTCCACCCTTTTTTATGCGCCTCAATGACGACGGATTTAGAACGACTTTCTAAAATAATCACTtaaaaagtcatttcaaacATGGCTTAACGATCCCCCGATCTTCCCAAGAAATAGACCACCACTAAGACTACAACTACTACTACGTTTATGAACAGGgggtttcttcttcatccaagCTCTGCTCAAGTTCTGTTCGTTGACTAATCAATAAATCTAAAGCCTCTTTCATCCATTGAGGGCAAACCTCTCTGGCTTTCTCCACGCTCATCTACAAGTTCCAATGGAAATTCAATTAGTTTTGAACGAAGAACATTTAGGGTTTTCGTTTGAATTTAAGCCAGAACTCACCCATTCCCGCCTCCGGAAATCTTTCTCCGGCCAATTTTCCAGTAGTTTGGTGACCTGCAGCGGGAACATGTAGGCTTCATGCATCGTCGCTTGGTTCTTGCTCTTGTAATACCATTTTCCCAATCTTTTCTGTAAGTGAAATTAAATTGGAATTTggatgaacaaaaatttcttcGACAGAATCAACAATGGAAACCCTAGAAATTCGAATTACTAACTTCGATGTTGCCAACCACACCAGCTTCCTCCAATGTCTCTCTCAAAGCCGCAGTCTCCATCGATTCGTCGTTCTCCCAACCGccctaaaatttcaaaatcatcaaacaaTCGGTACAAAAGAGCGAATCGGAATAATCGACGCCAAGAATCGATATAACAATACCTTCGGAAACATCATCGCTTGTCCTTTCTGTGAACTAATCCCAAGAACTTCAATATTATCAACCGAAAACGATTTCAGAGCATCTTTATATCGATAAGGAATGCATCTAGAAGAAGAAATCGGAAAAATCAGAGCCTCAACTTACAAGAACAACAAACCCTAGAATAACGAAATCAGAGAGTGAAATGGAGAAACGTACCCGACAACAAGGCGATACTCTTGATTGTAGCGCTGCCGATGACGTCCAGTACGAGAGGAGACGACAGAGACGACGTTTTCGATCTGAGAAGGGAATTTCtgggaagagaagaaggaagagaggaGAAATTTGGCGATGTTCCTGGAGAAAAAGAGACCCATATCAATGGAGAAAAATAGGAAGAATTGAGGAAATGAAATCTCCTCCTCGCCGTAGGCGTCGGGTCGGGACAATGATTATGAGAGAGCAGAGGAGGGAGGGGGAGGGGCAGAGGAATTTGAATCTGAGAAGACAAAGGTTGTGTGGCAGTGGATGGTTGGTTGTTCCCGCAATGTGTGTGTTGCGGATGGGGCCCCGCGTGGTGCCCTTTAATAAACAGGGAAGGATGAGGTGCGTGTAAAAGGAGAATTACACGCGCGTAACGGTCCGTTGACGTTGACATAAGCCTTCAAGGTTTGCGGAATAACCGCGTCAAGTagttattcaatttttttttttttttttaattaagaaaggTCGTAAAATAGTTGAGTTTTGACCCATTAATATCTGCCAGTACTAGCACAGATTGGAGCAGCCAAATTCAGGTGGtctttccaataattttttttttactaaattaataaaaaaaaatcctattttttttttgttaccactaaattatagtttaccatatatattatatttcaaatatctaaatatttgtcttttttttatctgtcTATTTATTTCTCATCTTCAGTTAAAAAGGTTTAAAAATTGTagttaaactttaaattttttttaatactttttttaactttttcttttttcaaatttttctcatataaaaatattcatgaatttgttagaagtaatatttatattttttaaattaaaaaaatttaagttctCTTGTTACTCGTAATTTTGTTTATGTATTAATGGtaggtatttttgaattttttttaatataatatgagataaattgaaaatgtatcgatgaaaatgtaaaaatttaagagtatttttaaaatatttttaaaaatgaagggTTTATTTGAAACTAAATATTATCCTTTTCAACTAAATCTTatggtaaatatatttttgaaacatttttttttacgtataattaaaacttttaaaaatgtagagagtatttttttttccagtaaaatacaaaatttagaagtatttttattattttaattaaaaagaattattttggCTTCTTTGTTTAGGAAATTAAGACttacttcaaataaaataagccTATAGCACTTTACATACAggcttaaaatcgaaaaccaTAATTAGGCCGTCTAAAGTACGTGTCCACGAAAAAACTGAGTCACACtcgatattttattttgacattgttgtaaaaaatgttcaaattcaaTGATTTCGATACGTATGATCGGCAACCAAAGTCtaaatctttttattaatttaatttttaaaaaaatataaaaaatcaaaattaaattttcgtCCACCTATTTTAATTCtcatacttttaaatttttaaatatattcattattactttttaataaaacttaaaattaattattatcatggcgaattttacaaaaataaattattctttgAGTGTATTTCATgattatttaactaattttaataaattcagatattaaaatacaaacaaataaaatgagttcattaaaataataatatatttataataaaaaaatagtctcTCAAGAAAAGTcagaaaaatgttaaataaaagtaaaacgGAGACGACAAAGACGCGTGGGGCCGTTATACTTGGTCTTCGACGTGCAACCGACGCGTCTCGTGGACCGTGAAAGAATCATTGCGGGATTCAGGTTGAAGCCCGTGGGCGTGTGTTAAGCCACTGCGACGGCGCCTTGGCTTTGAAACCACAACCACTCGCGCCATCCGTACGCGCTTCCaactgttttttaaaatatataaattaaaatatttgacttagtattaattaaatgattcatatattaaaatattttatttatatcaatatatccatagaattaaaatattgatctttatattttaatccttATATGCTTTCTTAATATTGTCATAAAGTTCACGTAGCTATCGGGTGTCAAAGTCGCACTCTTAGACCAGCGGGACCGCGATTGGgcaacacttgttctaacccaacGAACAAGTTAATCGTGAGAAATTCGGACTTTGCAGGCGTATGTTCGAGTATTGAGTcacgtttgagagaaatgCTTTAAAAACATGTGCGAGAAAatacattgaaaataaattgaaagaaaacaatgttataagTTAAAAAACGAATAGGCAACAACGATGACTTTCATAGTATATAACCTGGGTAGGAAGGAttgacgactagtcatatcccacatagtacattttgagcgTACCCTGACtagtgtagacatgattttggtgaacgatCATACACTCCCGTTTTGATATAACATGAGATAgttgttggctttttggccgttaatctcattttaattaattttaatcaattaattaattgatgtttcaattattaacaattttcagtattttgaactatACACAGTATAAGGTTgagaataacgatttcaatgACTTTTCAATCACTTCAATCAGAGCTAAAATGAAGATATTATAGTCGAGACAACATACTCgatgtgatgatatgacagctaaatcaaaatgatggacaaatcaaaGTACGACAGAGTAAAAAATGGtagagtttttctttctattatatttttaaataaaattatttttatataatatgattttgAATCTAACAATTATccaattatcattattattatattattatattaaaaaaatattaaataaatgaatgaaaatttttcttatttatttacttttaatgtcTGCTTCCATTTCACTTCTATCCAATagtcaatattaatttttactttttacggcttttcttctctatatAAATTCATCAATTTCTGCGTCGGGTCGGGACAATGATTATGAGAGAGCAGAGGAGGGAGGGGGAGGGGCAGAGGAATTTGAATCTGAGAAGAGAAAGGTTGTGTGGCAGTGGATGGATGGTTGTTCCCGCAATGTGTGTGTTGCGGATGGGGCCCCGCGTGGTGGCCTTTAATAAACAGGGAGGCATCAGGTGCGTGTAAAAGGAGAATTACACGCGCGTAACGGTCCGTTGACGTTGACATAAGGGTTCAAGGTTTGCGGAATAACCGCGTCAAGTagttattcaatttttttttttttttttttttttttaattaagaaaggTCTTTTGACCCATTAATATCTGCCAGTACTAGCACAGATTGGAGCAGCCAAATTCAGGTGgtcttttcaattaattttttttttaactaaataattaaaaataatatttatatttatatatatatatatttgatatgatatttttccatttattgttattttcatttattactcttcccatatatttgtaatttatttgattatattttaaatattataaaagaaattatagttaaactttaaattttttaaatactttttaacttttttttcaaacttttaaaataacgATTTTTTTCGGTTTCGTATGTTTTAAAAgtattcatgaattttttagaagtaatatttatatttttaaattaaaaaaaattaagttctCTTGTTACTGACCATCTCGatatgtatttttgaaaatgtaaaaatttaaaggtattttaaaaatattttaaaagtttaagggttTGTTTGAAACGGAGTATTATCCGTTTTCAACTAAATCTaatggtaaatattttttgaaatattttttttactgataattaaaactttttaaaatttagagagtATTTTTCCCAATAAAATGCAAAGTTTagaactatttttattattttaattaaaaaaaaagttatttttactCCTCAATGTCTTAATTTTTTACTGGGACttaattcaaagaaaagaagcctATAGTACTCTGCATATCGgtttaaaatcgaaaccttaaTTCGAAAACCATAATTAAGCCGTCTAAAGCACGTGCACCgaaaaaactgagtcacgctcgatatttttttttcaacgttgttgtaagaaatgttcaaattcaaccaaagcccaattttttttattaatttaattttggaaaaaatataaaaaaaattaaaattaaattttcgtCCACCCATTTTAATTCTcgtacttttaaatttttaaatatattcattattacaattattatCATGGcgaattttacaaaaataaattattctatGAGTGTATTTGatgattatttaaataattttaataaattcagatattaaaatacaaacaaataaa
This genomic interval carries:
- the LOC111788959 gene encoding nudix hydrolase 18, mitochondrial-like, whose product is MGLFFSRNIAKFLLSSFFSSQKFPSQIENVVSVVSSRTGRHRQRYNQEYRLVVGCIPYRYKDALKSFSVDNIEVLGISSQKGQAMMFPKGGWENDESMETAALRETLEEAGVVGNIEKRLGKWYYKSKNQATMHEAYMFPLQVTKLLENWPEKDFRRREWMSVEKAREVCPQWMKEALDLLISQRTELEQSLDEEETPCS